Proteins co-encoded in one Sander vitreus isolate 19-12246 chromosome 9, sanVit1, whole genome shotgun sequence genomic window:
- the nanos2 gene encoding nanos homolog 2, with translation MKEQRTPARRLQGGSGSAPKHCCTLKTLRRLQIWDAPTHKHTRSAALIFSAAMERQVRVRGSLLSAWNSGFDMWHDYMKLGCLLKRLADSHRDSEEGDSGEGDIEAPKRQSAAAPWSHIRTSPNLQTSSASVSSLSDSSCTGTDTSCTGTSSAGYCGFCKQNGESPRVYRSHNLKSDYGKVTCPILWNYTCPICEATGERAHTRRYCPQAQRLEAGRMLPGSRSW, from the coding sequence ATGAAAGAGCAGCGGACACCTGCCCGCAGACTGCAGGGCGGGTCAGGGTCAGCACCGAAACATTGTTGCACTTTAAAGACTCTAAGACGTCTACAAATATGGGATGctccaacacacaaacacacccgcTCTGCAGCGCTTATCTTCTCTGCAGCCATGGAAAGACAGGTCAGGGTCCGGGGCTCGCTGCTCTCTGCCTGGAACAGCGGCTTCGACATGTGGCATGACTACATGAAGCTGGGCTGCCTGCTCAAGAGGCTGGCCGACAGCCACAGAGACTCCGAGGAGGGAGACTCCGGGGAGGGAGACATCGAGGCCCCGAAGAGACAATCAGCGGCGGCACCGTGGAGCCACATCCGAACCTCTCCAAACCTACAGACCAGCTCAGCCTCAGTCAGCAGCCtgtctgactccagctgcaccGGGACGGACACCAGCTGCACCGGGACCTCCTCCGCAGGGTACTGTGGCTTCTGTAAGCAGAACGGGGAGTCTCCGCGGGTGTACCGGTCACACAACCTGAAATCAGACTACGGGAAAGTCACTTGTCCGATCCTCTGGAACTACACTTGTCCCATCTGTGAAGCCACCGGGGAGCGCGCTCACACGCGCCGCTACTGCCCGCAGGCACAGCGGCTGGAGGCTGGGCGGATGCTGCCGGGGTCCCGGTCCTGGTAA